A window from Chrysemys picta bellii isolate R12L10 chromosome 2, ASM1138683v2, whole genome shotgun sequence encodes these proteins:
- the TRDMT1 gene encoding tRNA (cytosine(38)-C(5))-methyltransferase isoform X3, whose product MILMSPPCQPFTRIGLQGDVSDPRTNSFLYILDILPRLQRLPKYILLENVKGFETSSARDKLVETLKKCGFKYQEFLLSPTCLGIPNSRLRYFLIAKLQSELFSFQAPGQILENFPDQEPKASVKHRVAAGLEKESSFMPPKEEYIDPNSGSDCGSGQCSQKEAFVFKLETAKEMEKKRNQDSDLSIQMLKDFLEEDGEEMSQYFLPPKALLRYAFLLDIVTPSCRRSTCFTKGYGHYVEGTGSVLQTAEDVQLESVFKSIEMLSEEEKLMKLSTLKLRYFTPREIANLHGFSPEFGFPDKITMKQRYRLLGNSLNVHVVAKLISLLTR is encoded by the exons TATTCTCCCAAG GCTCCAGAGGCTACCAAAATATATACTTTTAGAAAATGTGAAAGGATTTGAAACGTCTTCTGCCAG aGACAAACTTGTAGAAACACTAAAGAAGTGTGGATTTAAATACCAAGAATTTCTCTTGTCTCCAACATGT CTTGGCATTCCCAATTCCAGGCTGCGATATTTTCTGATTGcaaagcttcagtcagagttatTTTCCTTTCAAGCTCCTGGTCAG ATATTGGAAAATTTCCCAGACCAGGAGCCAAAAGCTTCAGTGAAGCACAGAGTTGCTGCAGGCTTGGAAAAAGAGAGCTCCTTCATGCCACCCAAAGAGGAATACATTGATCCAAATTCTGGTTCTGATTGTGGCAGTGGACAGTGTTCGCAGAAGGAAGCGTTCGTTTTTAAACTCGAAACagcaaaagaaatggaaaaaaagcgGAACCAGGACAGTGATCTCTCTATTCAAATGCTAAAAGACTTCCTTGAAGAGGATGGAGAAGAAATGAGTCAGTACTTCTTGCCACCAAAGGCCTTACTGCGCTATGCTTTTCTGTTAGACATTGTGACACCCAGCTGCAGGAGATCCACATGCTTCACAAAAGG gtaTGGTCACTATGTAGAAGGAACAGGCTCAGTGCTACAGACAGCAGAGGATGTGCAG CTAGAATCCGTGTTTAAATCCATTGAGATGCTATCAGAAGAAGAGAAGCTTATGAAATTGTCAACACTAAAACTGCGATATTTTACTCCTAGAGAAATAGCAAATCTCCATGGATTCTCTCCAGAATTTG gcTTTCCTGACAAGATAACAATGAAGCAACGCTACCGCCTCCTGGGAAACAGTCTCAATGTACATGTAGTGGCTAAACTGATCTCACTTCTGACCCGATGA